A DNA window from Streptomyces sp. CA-278952 contains the following coding sequences:
- a CDS encoding nuclear transport factor 2 family protein produces the protein MIHAAYRAFQTRDVEALLATLDPAVEWVHPAGMARYGLGGTRVGHAGVREFLSKVPAVLSGMRLEPLEFLRSGDRVVVFGVRQVTSLSGHTETLDFVHSWTLRGGRAVRMEDIFDTVRFARLIDT, from the coding sequence GTGATCCACGCCGCCTACCGCGCCTTCCAGACGCGCGATGTGGAGGCGCTGCTGGCCACGCTCGACCCCGCGGTCGAGTGGGTGCATCCCGCCGGGATGGCGCGGTACGGCCTCGGCGGGACCAGGGTCGGGCACGCCGGCGTGCGGGAGTTCCTGTCCAAGGTCCCCGCCGTGCTGAGCGGTATGCGGCTGGAGCCGCTGGAATTCCTCCGCTCGGGCGACCGGGTGGTGGTGTTCGGCGTACGGCAGGTCACCTCGTTGAGCGGCCACACCGAGACCCTCGACTTCGTCCACTCCTGGACGCTGCGCGGGGGCCGGGCCGTACGCATGGAGGACATCTTCGACACGGTACGGTTCGCGCGCCTGATCGACACCTGA
- a CDS encoding MAB_1171c family putative transporter, giving the protein MNTIRTLCFVVAAFSSYAALAYRLCQLRRSRRDSSYRALLATLLFQSLTFTMGTAAMVSDSFLGVGNLSVLLMHVSAVAFCVSAQIILLRWAAEPKDAARRARYWLAAGVTLGVLLTTLFLLADGTDRPASDFNTGSGQPLVLLYLTVFIVSQAVPCVTIFRQCGAYARMTSKASLRQALRLLSVAAAILFLYCVARTVNVLTAAWGIDIGGWQGAASVFSAAGIVVLSLGLTIPSWEGRLDKSSQWVSSYHSYRTLYPLWRDLYESSPDIALEPPRPASVFDLRYRLHRRAVEIRDGWRELRPYIDRTAHGAEGAAAAGAGEEERQAFVEAAQIRRALHAKRTGAAPHDSKDVGDFDDRDTVNFTSEVAWLTKVASVYRELGRPG; this is encoded by the coding sequence GTGAACACCATCAGGACCCTCTGCTTCGTCGTCGCGGCGTTCTCTTCCTACGCGGCCCTCGCCTACCGGCTGTGCCAGTTGCGGCGCAGCCGGCGGGACAGCTCCTACCGCGCGCTCCTCGCCACCCTGCTGTTCCAGAGCCTCACCTTCACGATGGGCACCGCCGCGATGGTGAGCGACAGCTTCCTGGGCGTGGGGAACCTGTCCGTGCTGCTGATGCACGTGTCGGCCGTCGCGTTCTGCGTCAGTGCTCAGATCATCCTGCTGCGCTGGGCCGCGGAGCCGAAGGACGCCGCGCGCAGGGCCCGTTACTGGCTGGCCGCCGGCGTCACGCTGGGCGTGCTGCTGACCACACTGTTCCTCCTCGCCGACGGGACGGACCGGCCGGCTTCCGACTTCAACACCGGCAGCGGGCAGCCGCTGGTCCTCCTCTACCTCACGGTCTTCATCGTCTCCCAGGCGGTTCCGTGCGTCACGATCTTCCGCCAGTGCGGGGCCTACGCCCGCATGACGTCGAAGGCCTCGCTGCGCCAGGCCCTGCGGCTGCTGTCGGTGGCCGCGGCGATCCTCTTCTTGTACTGCGTGGCCAGGACGGTCAATGTGCTCACCGCGGCCTGGGGGATCGACATCGGGGGGTGGCAGGGCGCGGCCTCCGTGTTCAGTGCGGCGGGCATCGTCGTTCTCTCGCTGGGCCTGACCATCCCCTCCTGGGAGGGGAGGCTGGACAAGTCATCTCAATGGGTGTCCAGTTACCACTCCTACCGGACCCTGTATCCGCTCTGGCGGGACCTGTACGAGTCCTCGCCGGACATCGCGCTGGAACCGCCGAGGCCGGCCTCGGTCTTCGACCTCCGCTACCGTCTCCACCGCCGGGCCGTCGAGATACGGGACGGCTGGCGGGAACTGCGGCCCTACATCGACCGCACCGCCCACGGCGCCGAGGGCGCGGCAGCCGCGGGGGCGGGCGAGGAGGAACGGCAGGCCTTCGTCGAAGCGGCACAGATCAGACGGGCCCTGCACGCCAAGCGCACCGGCGCCGCCCCCCACGACAGCAAGGACGTGGGGGACTTCGACGACCGCGACACGGTCAACTTCACCTCCGAGGTGGCATGGCTCACCAAGGTCGCGTCGGTCTACCGGGAGCTCGGCAGGCCGGGCTGA
- a CDS encoding LuxR family transcriptional regulator, which yields MLDRREDKLELALLEVQALIESSVAIHRDHTVQEQLIASVDGEYGTVLDTAQNLINGATRTIDIVHARPPSASDQAARHSDRVERDLLRSAAVGVAIRLLTTPALLDNEFAREQFGSERPVEVRVARMPPLQAIIIDGGAAFVVTESAVGRRASVIRVPEVLRTLQAFFQSVWSDAAPAGENTVFDGRDRAALVQRILTALGSGVTDEIAARENAVSVRTYRRYVAEVMSLLGASSRFQAGVRAAELGLLPPPHSSASRPPPGRPNR from the coding sequence GTGCTGGACCGACGCGAGGACAAACTGGAACTGGCACTGCTCGAGGTGCAGGCGCTCATCGAGTCGTCCGTCGCCATCCACCGGGACCACACCGTCCAGGAGCAGCTGATCGCCTCGGTGGACGGCGAGTACGGCACGGTGCTGGACACCGCGCAGAACCTGATCAACGGGGCCACCCGCACCATCGACATCGTTCATGCGCGGCCTCCGAGCGCATCGGACCAGGCGGCGCGGCACTCGGACCGGGTGGAACGGGACCTGCTCCGCTCCGCGGCCGTCGGCGTCGCCATCCGCCTGCTCACCACCCCGGCCCTGCTCGACAACGAATTCGCACGCGAACAGTTCGGCAGCGAACGGCCGGTGGAGGTCCGCGTCGCGCGCATGCCCCCGCTGCAGGCGATCATCATCGACGGCGGCGCCGCCTTCGTGGTCACCGAGTCCGCGGTCGGCCGCAGGGCCTCCGTGATCCGGGTGCCGGAGGTGCTGCGCACCCTCCAGGCGTTCTTCCAGAGCGTGTGGAGCGATGCGGCCCCCGCCGGCGAGAACACCGTCTTCGACGGCCGGGACCGGGCGGCCCTCGTCCAGCGCATACTCACCGCTCTGGGAAGCGGGGTCACCGACGAGATCGCCGCGCGCGAGAACGCCGTCTCCGTGCGGACCTACCGGCGTTACGTGGCCGAGGTCATGTCCCTCCTCGGGGCGAGCTCCCGTTTCCAGGCCGGAGTGCGGGCCGCCGAACTCGGCCTGCTCCCGCCCCCTCACTCCTCCGCGAGCCGACCCCCGCCGGGGCGTCCGAACCGCTGA
- a CDS encoding DNA-binding response regulator, with protein sequence MAIDRPDLHATEGRAAGEQAVQLEQALLQARSLIESTVLMHRRRLVSDSVVARNSVAQMDESMQQLIVRGHHAVAVTLTGPGAFTESVLRVLSENPGRATVRVLCTAEVAAAAAGRLGELPKTQTEVRVSDSELRAILVVDSVAALVPANRPGTGEQFAVVNDMATVRALELLFAGAWGVARKLADHMRLNPRLRVELVRKILERLRAGHTDEAAAHEINVSLRTYRRYVAEILRDLDAISRFQAGARAVQLGLLPA encoded by the coding sequence GTGGCAATCGACCGACCGGACCTGCACGCGACGGAGGGCCGGGCGGCCGGCGAACAGGCCGTCCAGCTGGAGCAGGCACTGCTCCAGGCCAGGTCCCTGATCGAATCGACGGTCCTGATGCACCGTCGGCGCCTGGTGAGCGACTCGGTGGTCGCACGCAACAGCGTCGCCCAGATGGACGAGTCCATGCAGCAGTTGATCGTCCGGGGGCACCACGCCGTAGCGGTCACGCTCACCGGCCCCGGCGCGTTCACCGAGTCGGTCCTGCGGGTCCTGAGCGAGAACCCCGGCCGGGCGACCGTACGGGTGCTGTGCACGGCCGAGGTCGCCGCGGCAGCGGCCGGGCGACTGGGCGAACTCCCGAAGACGCAGACCGAGGTGCGGGTGTCCGACAGCGAACTGCGCGCGATCCTCGTCGTCGACAGCGTGGCGGCGCTGGTACCGGCGAACCGCCCGGGAACCGGCGAGCAGTTTGCCGTCGTGAACGACATGGCCACGGTCCGTGCCCTGGAACTGCTCTTCGCCGGCGCCTGGGGCGTGGCGCGCAAGCTCGCGGACCACATGCGGCTCAACCCGCGCCTGCGCGTGGAACTCGTCCGCAAGATCCTGGAGCGCCTGCGCGCGGGGCACACGGACGAGGCGGCCGCACACGAGATCAACGTGTCGCTGCGCACCTACCGGCGGTACGTCGCGGAGATACTGCGCGACCTCGACGCCATCTCCCGGTTCCAGGCAGGGGCTCGCGCGGTGCAGCTCGGCCTGCTGCCCGCGTGA